The nucleotide sequence GAATACAGAGACATCTTTCAAAACAGggaaattttgatgaaaatatccaTACTCAAATAAATAATACTATTTATGATCAtacattaaattacaaattcatacaGGTACATGCATTTCACAATGACATCGCCAATGCTACTATATGCAACCCAATATATAACCTCATAGTAGTGTATACTGGACCAATTTCTTCTAAAGATCATTAGAAATTAATATATCACTACACTCTAGTAGTAAGACAATTCAAAATTGGTTGTGTGGAGTGCTTGACAGATTTTGGCAGCTAACTTTGTCTTGAACGAAGTATAAATATTTACTGAAAGTGTCATGACCAGCTATACATGAGTGTTATAGTTCTTTTATTCTCATTTTAAATAATGGTGCTTTATTGACCGGGACTCTAATTCAGCATAGagtattgttttcattattacCCCTGTAGTGTCCAAGATACTTGTAATGCCATGTCACAGCCAGTCTGAGACATATGAATGTTTTGAGAAATAAAGCTATATTTTAAGAAAGTAAATTGTGTGATTCCTTTTTCCCCAAGAAACTCTTATGTAATTAAtgtactacatttgtatctgtCCCCTGGTGCACAGTGGAGGGTGTATGCCTAGTGTACAGAGAGACAACATTCTTGTAGAAGTGACATTTTCAATGGGTTATCAAGAGACACACTGAGTGATACATGAATGTTTCTGCAATGTTAGTGAAATTTGAAGTCTATTTGGTTACCATATCATTCATTTACACTTCTTTCCACAGTTACTTGTACTTGTAATCTCTATACTTTAACATGAACAGAAAGTACTGATGTCTTTGTGTTAGCAATGAAGAGTCAAACAAGATGCTTTATGTTCTAAAAAGTTTACTGGTCTTgacaaaaacaattgaaaacacagataaaatgttgaatagcagaatacatacattgataatatGAAAGTTTACATTACACTACATGATTGACTCTTAGTGATTTGAATGACGGGggaaaaaaacattgaaattataGTGGATCAAACAATCCTTTCTTCACAAGGATAgtacaaataccccccccccccctttcaatcTTTGTTGTATGGTGGCAGTAGACATAAAACACTCAAGTATAAAATGTTCATGTTGTGTTGTCTGCTGTTACTCCCTCATTTCACCATCCTCTTCTTCCTCTTCAACACCCCTTACATACATCACGTTGTTACATCTATGGAGAAAGAATTGAATTATTAAACACTTGTTTGATCATTCAACATTACCAGAGTGACTGACATCGGTTCATTTTTTTGGAcattattatttgtaaaacGTTTGCAGCATTGATCTATGAAGTGCTACAGAATTACAATTATCAGTTTATATGCATTGTGAATATCACTGCAtaacacactacatacacagtcattaacacAACTGATATGTATATGATGGCAACTGTTCTTCAGATGTAATAATTAcagcagtggtggtggtggtgtatgACTCAATTTAACTAGATTTGAAAATTGCAAGTACATTCACCAGCTGACACTTCAATATTTGGCTATACCTACCTTATGAGTACTTCACCAAGGTTCCCTGTTAAAGTTCCATCAATGAATTCTTCTGTGTTGGCCAACTGATAAAGATTGAGAGAGAAAAATTATTTAAGAAGTGAAAGAAATGGTGTTCCAATGACTTTCTGATTCTTCCTCCTTCAGAAGAGTCCAAATTATATAGGGCAAGTGTAATGTCTGCAGCTGATCATCACACCAAAACTTTGTCTACCTCATCAGGAGTGTTACTATTATTGAATGAGAGGTTTAAAAATGTTGACTTTCAATGATATTTGGAGATCAGTGACCATAATTATAGTTACCAGGATAACTTTTTTATCTGCCAATTTAACATATTTTGGGGAGACAGGAATTACTAATGACTCGGTGTTGGCATCCAAAGAGCTTTGGGGCCTTTGAATCTCTTGAGAATGGcgtcatatatacatataaatatacttGACACCGTACTCAAGTCAAAGATGTCTCAATCTATGCATGGAAGTACTCTCATGGTCTGTGTACATCCATCATGTGGTCCACTAACCTGTAGATTCATATATCCATCAACTGATACCAAATAGCCTTTGTACTCCATTCCCCATTTAAGTTTGACCATAACTGGTTTTCCTGTCAATCCATTCAGGAAAGGCTTGGGATTCAGTGGTAATGCCTGAAAGTTATCAATGacaaatatcatgaatattggCACAAACAAGATTTATACATTGACATGTGTTACTGTTAGCATAGATACATCTATCCAATGGTTTGCACAAATACTAGAAAACTTGGAAGCACTTTTTTTATGAACATTTACTAATGatgcatacattttatttgtaatcagAGAAATGTTATAGGTCTGTCTATAAATTCATCTGGGCCATATAGCTTCACATACACAATGCTTAACGACAATGTACAGACAGATTCACATGTGCAGACtacagtagtactagtagtgagaCAGCCTACACTGTACAGTGtgcagtactactactactagtagtagtactagcgGAAATCGATGCCTGAACATCAACAAACAAAAGAATGGTGGAAATGATAGAATGCAACTATGTCTTGCTTTCCCACATAGAAAAGCGTACTTAAGCAAGTATTAATATCGTATCATAGATAATAGATATTCGATTAAACGCTGCAAagaaacaaatttcaaaataaacgtCACTTACCGCCGCCATTGCTAACCACGCTTACTGTACGTTTTACTGAGTTTGCGCAAAAGTTAAACCCCCTAAGTAGGTAAAAAGATGTACCCACTACAAATTTACTCGTTGTAATAAATTGTGCGGGAAAACGAACGCGAACGACCTTTCTTCTTAAAAATGTTAATCCCCTGAACAAGGCCAAGACTGTTTCTCTATTGTTGTACACAAAATAGATTGCAAATCACCTGTGATGTGTAAAAAAGGGCTTCGGTATAGGCGAAGAGAAATACCAAACAACCATACAAAAGAGCGGTgaggaaaa is from Glandiceps talaboti chromosome 1, keGlaTala1.1, whole genome shotgun sequence and encodes:
- the LOC144439693 gene encoding small nuclear ribonucleoprotein F; its protein translation is MAAALPLNPKPFLNGLTGKPVMVKLKWGMEYKGYLVSVDGYMNLQLANTEEFIDGTLTGNLGEVLIRCNNVMYVRGVEEEEEDGEMRE